In Halovivax gelatinilyticus, the following are encoded in one genomic region:
- a CDS encoding helix-turn-helix domain-containing protein, whose product MMVGPHWVSVDELDPHDAFAKLADETRVDILRAVAEAEREGELDEATPRLSFKALYDRVDVSNSSRFAYHLDQLTGTFLHKNEDGYAFTWAGERIVRTILAGGYGTEIAFDPVALDGPCPACGASTLRAGPETTTICVRCRSCEGAIASYPLTPGLAANRDPAALVSAAERRIRSSYDDIFAGDCPKCGGRLRRSIRDAEPLPGDPYLSVSRCRECLAPYGLPVSFWALSHPATVAFYWTHDVDIRSTPFWELIAYLADGRWTVEGIEGGSAYRITLREADDELHLALDADLTVTDVTRLTSET is encoded by the coding sequence ATGATGGTTGGGCCACACTGGGTGAGCGTGGACGAACTCGATCCGCACGACGCGTTCGCCAAACTGGCCGACGAGACGCGGGTCGATATCCTCCGAGCGGTCGCCGAAGCGGAGCGCGAGGGCGAACTCGACGAGGCCACGCCGCGGCTATCGTTCAAGGCGCTGTACGACCGCGTCGACGTCTCGAACAGCTCCCGCTTCGCGTACCACCTCGATCAACTCACAGGGACGTTTTTACACAAGAACGAGGACGGATACGCGTTCACGTGGGCCGGCGAGCGTATCGTACGGACGATCCTCGCTGGCGGCTACGGAACGGAAATCGCGTTCGATCCGGTCGCCCTCGACGGTCCCTGTCCGGCCTGCGGGGCGTCGACGCTACGGGCCGGTCCAGAGACGACGACAATCTGCGTTCGCTGTCGGTCGTGCGAAGGAGCGATCGCGTCGTATCCACTGACGCCAGGCCTGGCCGCGAATCGCGATCCGGCGGCGCTCGTCAGTGCGGCGGAGCGACGGATTCGGTCGTCGTACGACGACATCTTCGCCGGCGACTGTCCGAAGTGCGGCGGGCGGTTGCGGCGTTCGATTCGCGACGCTGAACCGCTTCCGGGTGATCCGTACCTCTCCGTCAGTCGGTGTCGCGAGTGTCTGGCACCGTACGGGTTACCCGTCTCGTTCTGGGCGCTCTCGCACCCGGCGACCGTCGCGTTCTACTGGACGCACGACGTCGACATCCGGTCGACGCCGTTTTGGGAACTCATCGCGTACCTCGCCGACGGTCGATGGACCGTCGAGGGAATCGAGGGTGGGTCCGCCTATCGGATCACGCTCCGTGAGGCGGACGATGAACTCCACCTCGCACTCGATGCTGACCTCACCGTCACGGACGTCACTCGCCTGACGAGCGAAACGTGA
- a CDS encoding thioredoxin family protein → MRDRPETQVEDMTVTLKDFYADWCGPCKTQDPILEEIEEDWDGRFDVEKINVDEAQDVANEYQVRSLPTLVIENEDGIVERFVGVTQREDIEDALESAGA, encoded by the coding sequence ATGCGCGACCGGCCGGAAACCCAGGTAGAGGATATGACTGTCACGCTCAAAGATTTCTACGCGGACTGGTGTGGCCCCTGTAAGACCCAGGATCCGATCTTAGAGGAGATAGAAGAAGACTGGGACGGTCGCTTCGACGTCGAGAAGATCAACGTCGACGAGGCCCAGGACGTCGCCAACGAGTACCAGGTCCGATCGCTCCCGACGCTCGTCATCGAGAACGAAGACGGGATCGTCGAACGGTTCGTCGGCGTCACCCAGCGCGAGGACATCGAAGACGCCCTGGAGTCCGCGGGCGCCTGA
- a CDS encoding UPF0146 family protein → MTRTDRVDPIFIERLARYDRLVEVGIGRRVDLAAALVDAGARVVATDVYDRAVPEGVTFVRDDVVDPDPSVYADADAIYAQNLPPELHRPTADLAESANAAFLFTTLGADQPAIPVERVTIETGSLYVRSRSSGPNR, encoded by the coding sequence GTGACCCGCACAGACCGCGTCGATCCGATCTTCATAGAGCGGCTCGCCCGATACGATCGCCTCGTCGAAGTGGGCATCGGCCGGCGCGTCGACCTCGCCGCGGCGCTCGTCGACGCGGGCGCTCGTGTCGTCGCGACCGACGTCTACGATCGGGCGGTCCCCGAGGGTGTCACGTTCGTCCGCGACGACGTGGTCGACCCCGATCCGTCCGTCTACGCCGACGCCGACGCGATCTACGCGCAGAATCTCCCTCCGGAGTTACACCGTCCGACCGCGGACCTCGCCGAGAGCGCGAACGCCGCTTTCCTGTTCACCACGCTCGGCGCCGATCAGCCGGCGATACCGGTCGAGCGAGTGACGATTGAAACCGGATCGCTGTACGTCCGATCGCGATCGTCCGGACCGAACCGGTAA
- a CDS encoding TIGR01548 family HAD-type hydrolase, with product MTDSLSADAVVLDVDGVLVDVADSYRRAVVETVERCHGRTVPRAHLQAFKDAGGFNNDWELTYAVALYVLASAEGYDASIESFTDEIAAQGGGLDAAIAVVKDGVGARAYRRIEGRWDREQLRDVFQALYLGTDLYRAIEGGEPAIPPEPELTAVEPESASVGDGTREVETDLPGFVHDEPILLTSETRERLAERFALGILTGRPEAEAEIALGRVGLGEIPTAHRFTMDDWDEGKPHPYALTTLAERLDAETVVFVGDTLDDVRTATNAAEVDPSRDYHGVGVLSGGLTGETGRTLFADAGAAVVCESIDDVPDLLE from the coding sequence ATGACTGATTCGCTTTCGGCCGACGCCGTCGTCCTTGACGTCGACGGCGTCCTCGTCGACGTGGCCGACTCCTACCGCCGGGCCGTCGTCGAGACGGTCGAACGCTGTCACGGTCGGACGGTCCCGCGAGCGCACTTACAGGCGTTCAAGGACGCCGGAGGATTCAACAACGACTGGGAGCTGACCTACGCCGTCGCGCTGTACGTCCTCGCCTCGGCCGAGGGTTACGACGCCTCGATCGAGTCGTTCACCGACGAAATCGCCGCCCAGGGCGGCGGACTCGACGCCGCGATCGCCGTCGTGAAAGACGGCGTCGGGGCTCGAGCGTACCGCCGTATCGAGGGTCGGTGGGATCGTGAGCAGCTCCGGGACGTCTTCCAGGCGCTGTATCTCGGAACGGATCTGTACCGCGCGATCGAAGGCGGCGAGCCGGCGATTCCGCCGGAGCCGGAACTGACGGCGGTCGAACCCGAGTCGGCTTCGGTGGGTGACGGGACGCGCGAGGTCGAGACCGATCTCCCGGGGTTCGTCCACGACGAACCGATCCTGTTGACGAGCGAAACCCGCGAGCGACTCGCGGAGCGATTCGCCCTCGGCATTCTCACCGGTCGCCCGGAGGCGGAAGCGGAGATCGCGCTCGGCCGCGTCGGACTGGGCGAGATTCCGACCGCCCACCGATTCACGATGGACGATTGGGATGAGGGAAAGCCACACCCCTACGCGCTCACGACGCTAGCCGAGCGCCTCGACGCCGAGACCGTCGTCTTCGTCGGCGACACGTTGGACGACGTTAGGACGGCGACGAACGCCGCCGAGGTCGATCCAAGCCGCGACTACCACGGCGTCGGGGTTCTCTCGGGCGGGCTCACCGGCGAAACCGGTCGAACGTTGTTCGCCGACGCCGGCGCGGCGGTGGTGTGTGAGTCGATCGACGACGTCCCCGATCTCCTCGAGTGA
- a CDS encoding DUF424 domain-containing protein produces the protein MILTERETEKGLLVAVCDADVLGETFEDGAVSLTVTEEFYGTETVEADAVRDALARADVANIVGTRSVDLAIEVGVVDEAHVLDVGETRHAQMLRL, from the coding sequence ATGATCCTCACCGAACGCGAGACCGAAAAGGGCCTGCTGGTCGCCGTCTGCGACGCCGACGTGCTCGGCGAGACGTTCGAGGACGGCGCGGTCTCGCTCACCGTGACCGAGGAGTTCTACGGCACCGAGACGGTCGAAGCCGACGCCGTCCGCGACGCGCTCGCGCGGGCAGACGTCGCAAACATCGTCGGTACCCGATCAGTCGACCTCGCGATCGAGGTCGGCGTCGTCGACGAGGCCCACGTCCTGGATGTCGGCGAGACGCGCCACGCCCAGATGTTACGGCTGTGA
- a CDS encoding 50S ribosomal protein L39e: MGKKSKGKKKRLAKLANQNTRVPAWVMLKTDMNVQRNPKRRNWRRNDTDE; this comes from the coding sequence ATGGGTAAGAAGTCCAAGGGCAAGAAAAAGCGCCTGGCGAAACTTGCGAACCAGAACACGCGAGTGCCGGCGTGGGTAATGCTCAAAACCGACATGAACGTCCAGCGAAACCCGAAGCGACGCAACTGGCGGCGCAACGATACTGACGAATAA
- a CDS encoding FAD-dependent oxidoreductase has protein sequence MSSEDPRAGALPGLHASPWLAASAEPFEPLSGSTSTEVAIVGAGIAGLSTAAELVDRGYDVAVLERDRVGSGITGKSTAKVTSQHGLVYAPLCQEFGLERATQYARANQRAIETVEERVDALDVAEACGFRRRPAYVYGDDRGSIEREVDAAARIGLPASFVTSVPPYEPADCGVRFDDQACVDPRRYVHALAASLVEDGGSVFEQTRVTGVDTGEHPSVGTERGRVSADRVVLTTGFPIVDRLGLFARLTPKRSYVLALRIDGEPPEGMYYRPAEGASTYRSVRTHEGPDETLVLVGGENHKTGQGGSTRERYRRLAAWARDRFDVREVAYRWSTQDYVSADRVPLVGPAGPGARNVFIATGFGGWGMTGSTVAGRLLARLIDGEDPEIASLYDPRRFTPHASIGRVAVENADAAGQFASDWVRSLLGSTDPAVEPGEGTVVRRGGRPIAVSRDDSGSLRAVSAVCPHAYCVVDWNDGEETWDCPCHGSRFGPDGRVLEGPASEDLSRTEFEGS, from the coding sequence ATGAGTTCAGAGGATCCTCGGGCCGGAGCGCTTCCCGGTCTGCACGCGTCTCCCTGGCTGGCCGCGTCGGCCGAACCGTTCGAACCGCTCTCCGGGTCGACCTCGACCGAAGTGGCGATCGTCGGCGCCGGGATCGCCGGCCTCTCGACGGCCGCCGAGCTGGTTGACCGGGGCTACGACGTGGCCGTACTCGAACGCGACCGCGTCGGGTCTGGAATTACGGGGAAGTCGACGGCCAAGGTCACGAGTCAGCACGGGCTCGTCTACGCTCCCCTCTGTCAGGAGTTCGGACTGGAACGAGCGACGCAGTACGCGAGGGCGAATCAGCGAGCGATCGAGACGGTCGAAGAACGCGTCGACGCGCTCGACGTCGCCGAGGCCTGCGGTTTTCGCCGGCGACCGGCGTACGTCTACGGTGACGACCGGGGATCGATCGAGCGCGAGGTGGACGCGGCCGCTCGAATCGGGTTGCCCGCGTCGTTCGTCACGTCGGTTCCGCCGTACGAACCGGCCGATTGCGGCGTCAGGTTCGACGACCAGGCCTGCGTCGATCCGCGACGGTACGTCCACGCGCTCGCCGCATCCCTCGTCGAGGACGGCGGCTCCGTGTTCGAGCAAACGCGCGTCACCGGCGTCGATACCGGCGAGCACCCGAGCGTCGGGACCGAGCGCGGTCGGGTGTCCGCAGACCGCGTCGTCCTCACGACGGGATTTCCGATCGTCGACCGGCTGGGCCTGTTCGCCCGGCTCACGCCGAAACGATCGTACGTCCTCGCGCTCCGGATCGACGGCGAGCCGCCGGAGGGGATGTACTACCGTCCGGCCGAAGGTGCCAGCACGTATCGGTCGGTCCGGACGCACGAGGGGCCGGACGAGACGCTGGTACTCGTCGGCGGCGAGAACCACAAGACGGGACAGGGCGGTTCGACGCGCGAGCGATACCGGCGACTGGCGGCGTGGGCGCGCGACCGGTTCGACGTCCGCGAGGTCGCCTACCGGTGGTCGACGCAGGACTACGTCTCGGCCGACCGGGTTCCGCTCGTCGGTCCGGCCGGACCGGGGGCGCGAAACGTCTTCATCGCGACGGGATTCGGGGGCTGGGGGATGACTGGATCGACCGTCGCCGGGCGCCTGCTCGCGCGATTGATCGACGGCGAGGACCCCGAGATCGCGTCGCTGTACGATCCGCGCCGGTTCACGCCGCACGCGTCGATCGGCCGGGTCGCGGTGGAGAACGCGGACGCGGCGGGTCAGTTCGCCTCCGACTGGGTTCGAAGCCTTCTCGGATCGACCGACCCCGCCGTCGAACCCGGCGAGGGAACGGTCGTCCGACGCGGCGGCCGACCGATTGCCGTCTCGAGAGACGACTCTGGCTCCCTCCGGGCCGTGTCGGCCGTCTGCCCGCACGCCTACTGCGTCGTCGACTGGAACGACGGCGAGGAAACCTGGGACTGTCCCTGTCACGGCTCGCGATTCGGTCCGGACGGGCGGGTTCTCGAAGGCCCGGCGAGCGAGGATCTGTCCCGAACGGAGTTCGAAGGGTCGTGA
- a CDS encoding 50S ribosomal protein L31e: protein MSASDFEERVVTVPLRDVKAAPNHEAADRAMSIVRAHLAKHFKVDEDVVRLDPSINEEIWANGRANPPRKLRVRAARFDEAGEPVVEAEFAE from the coding sequence ATGAGCGCAAGTGACTTCGAAGAGCGGGTCGTAACCGTCCCGCTCCGCGACGTGAAAGCCGCACCGAACCACGAAGCCGCCGACCGCGCGATGTCGATCGTTCGCGCACACCTCGCAAAGCACTTCAAGGTCGACGAGGACGTCGTTCGACTCGATCCCTCGATCAACGAGGAGATCTGGGCGAACGGTCGCGCGAATCCGCCGCGGAAACTCCGCGTCCGCGCGGCGCGCTTCGACGAGGCGGGCGAACCGGTTGTCGAAGCCGAGTTCGCCGAGTAA
- a CDS encoding translation initiation factor IF-6, whose amino-acid sequence MLRASFAGSAYVGVFACATDSTLLVRPDADDDRIEAIADELSVRAVPTTVGGASTVGVLATGNENGLLVSDRLYDYERDRLTEATDVAIGELPGAINAAGTVVLANDHGAYVHPDLTREAVQVVEETLDVPVTRGDLAGVRTVGTAAVATNEGVLCHPKATDEELDVLEEALSVRADVGTINYGAPLVGSGLLANDAGYVVGEDTTGPELGRIEDALGYLE is encoded by the coding sequence TTGCTCCGCGCCTCCTTCGCCGGCTCCGCGTACGTCGGCGTCTTCGCGTGTGCGACGGATAGCACCCTGCTCGTCAGACCGGACGCCGACGACGATCGGATCGAGGCGATCGCCGACGAACTCAGCGTGCGCGCCGTTCCGACGACCGTCGGCGGTGCCAGCACGGTCGGCGTCCTGGCGACCGGCAACGAGAACGGACTGCTGGTCAGCGACCGCCTCTACGACTACGAGCGCGACCGACTCACCGAGGCGACCGACGTCGCCATCGGCGAACTTCCCGGGGCCATCAACGCCGCGGGAACGGTCGTTCTCGCGAACGACCACGGCGCGTACGTCCACCCGGACCTCACGCGCGAGGCGGTTCAGGTCGTCGAAGAGACGCTCGACGTTCCCGTTACGCGCGGGGACCTCGCGGGCGTTCGAACCGTCGGAACGGCCGCCGTCGCCACCAACGAAGGGGTCCTCTGTCACCCGAAGGCGACCGACGAGGAGCTCGACGTTCTCGAGGAGGCGCTCTCGGTCCGCGCCGATGTCGGCACGATCAACTACGGCGCGCCGCTGGTCGGCTCGGGCCTGCTCGCGAACGACGCTGGCTACGTCGTCGGCGAGGACACCACCGGCCCCGAACTCGGTCGGATCGAAGACGCCCTCGGCTATCTGGAGTGA
- a CDS encoding archaemetzincin family Zn-dependent metalloprotease, protein MHVDIVPVGEVAATVKRAASSALRSVYGCEVTIGDAQSIPNGAYDAGRNQYSAENFIQLAERVGRGEKNIAITPNDLFYRRRNYVFGLAYLDGSGSVVSTYRLQTTSDGGFSNKSAGEIVQDRIRKEIVHEIGHTRGLEHCDNNRCVMNFSPTVREVDIKEENLCGSCQRQIS, encoded by the coding sequence ATGCACGTCGACATCGTTCCGGTCGGAGAGGTGGCCGCGACGGTCAAGCGGGCCGCCTCGTCGGCGCTGCGTTCGGTCTACGGCTGCGAGGTCACCATCGGCGACGCCCAGTCGATCCCGAACGGCGCCTACGACGCCGGCCGGAACCAGTACAGCGCGGAGAACTTCATCCAGCTCGCCGAACGGGTCGGCCGCGGCGAGAAAAATATCGCCATCACGCCGAACGACCTCTTCTACCGGCGACGAAACTACGTCTTCGGACTCGCCTACCTCGACGGCAGCGGCAGCGTCGTCTCGACCTACCGGCTCCAGACCACCTCCGACGGCGGCTTCTCGAACAAGAGCGCGGGCGAGATCGTCCAGGATCGCATCCGCAAGGAGATCGTCCACGAGATCGGCCACACCCGCGGGCTCGAACACTGCGACAACAACCGCTGCGTGATGAACTTCTCGCCGACGGTCCGAGAGGTCGACATCAAAGAGGAGAACCTCTGTGGCAGCTGCCAGCGCCAGATCAGCTGA
- the thpR gene encoding RNA 2',3'-cyclic phosphodiesterase encodes MRSFVSVDLPASFADRVADVQSAFADASGLSFTDPGQAHVTLTFLGDVDPDRRTALESELATAVENAGVSPFSVTYGGLGVFPDLSYVSVIWLGVLDGGDELTHLHEAVERRTTAMGFEADSHEFTPHVTLARMEHAGGKDLVQELVTDWPASAETAAMDPAIRHTDEGPIVGETTVEEIRLTESTLGPDGPTYETVTRFPLE; translated from the coding sequence ATGCGTTCGTTCGTCAGCGTCGACCTGCCGGCGTCGTTCGCCGATCGGGTCGCCGACGTGCAGTCCGCCTTCGCGGACGCGTCGGGACTTTCGTTCACCGATCCCGGACAGGCGCACGTGACGCTCACCTTCCTCGGAGACGTCGATCCCGACCGACGCACAGCCCTCGAGTCGGAACTCGCGACGGCGGTCGAGAACGCCGGCGTCTCGCCGTTTTCGGTCACCTACGGCGGGCTGGGCGTCTTTCCGGACCTTTCGTACGTTTCGGTGATCTGGCTCGGCGTCCTCGACGGTGGCGACGAACTCACTCACCTCCACGAGGCTGTCGAACGGCGGACGACGGCGATGGGCTTCGAGGCCGATTCGCACGAGTTCACCCCACACGTCACGCTCGCCCGGATGGAACACGCCGGGGGGAAGGACCTGGTCCAGGAGCTGGTGACCGACTGGCCCGCCTCGGCCGAGACGGCCGCGATGGATCCGGCGATTCGTCACACCGACGAGGGGCCGATCGTCGGCGAGACGACCGTCGAGGAGATACGCCTGACCGAGAGTACGCTCGGACCTGACGGTCCGACGTACGAGACCGTTACTCGTTTCCCGCTCGAGTAG
- a CDS encoding ABC transporter ATP-binding protein, which produces MTAIQTHGLTKCYGDVTAIADVDLTVESGEVFGFLGPNGAGKSTTIDVLLDFVRPTSGRAEVLGFDAQRESDAIGHRIGVLPDGFSLYERLSGVRHVSFAIETAGADDDPYALCERVGLDRSDAERPTGGYSKGMTQRLATAMALAGDPELLVMDEPTSGLDPAGIREMQALVREEADRGTTVFFSSHVLAHVERVCDRVGVLHDGRLIAVDTIDGLDEALGGGATVTVELAEPMAEVLETLRAVDGVADVAVSGPVVEATCRVPRAKADTILALEEAGATVRDVSIEETSLESLFATLTETGGFERRPGSDGSTAARTGDRRNGNSTAVVEPAVNS; this is translated from the coding sequence ATGACGGCCATACAAACGCACGGACTGACGAAATGCTACGGAGACGTAACGGCGATAGCGGACGTCGACCTGACGGTCGAGTCCGGGGAGGTGTTCGGCTTCCTCGGTCCGAACGGGGCGGGGAAGTCGACGACGATCGACGTCCTGCTCGACTTCGTTCGACCGACGTCGGGCCGAGCCGAGGTACTTGGATTCGACGCCCAGCGCGAGTCCGACGCGATCGGTCATCGAATCGGTGTCCTCCCCGACGGCTTCTCCCTCTACGAGCGCCTCAGCGGGGTCCGCCACGTCTCGTTCGCGATCGAGACCGCGGGTGCAGACGACGATCCGTACGCCCTCTGCGAGCGGGTCGGACTCGATCGTTCGGACGCCGAACGCCCGACCGGTGGGTACTCGAAGGGGATGACGCAGCGACTCGCGACGGCGATGGCGCTCGCCGGCGATCCGGAGCTGCTCGTCATGGACGAACCGACGAGCGGCCTCGATCCAGCCGGCATCCGCGAGATGCAAGCGCTCGTCCGGGAGGAGGCCGATCGCGGGACGACCGTCTTCTTCTCGAGTCACGTCCTCGCCCACGTCGAGCGCGTCTGTGATCGCGTCGGCGTTCTCCACGACGGCCGGCTGATCGCCGTCGACACGATCGACGGCCTGGACGAGGCGCTCGGCGGCGGCGCGACGGTGACCGTAGAACTCGCCGAGCCGATGGCGGAGGTGCTCGAGACGCTTCGGGCCGTCGACGGGGTCGCCGACGTCGCGGTCAGCGGTCCAGTCGTCGAAGCGACGTGTCGAGTGCCACGAGCCAAGGCCGACACCATCCTCGCCCTCGAGGAGGCGGGAGCGACCGTCCGCGACGTCTCGATCGAGGAGACCTCGCTCGAATCGCTGTTCGCGACGTTGACCGAAACGGGCGGGTTCGAGCGCCGGCCCGGGAGCGACGGTTCGACGGCGGCCCGGACCGGCGATCGACGGAACGGCAACTCGACCGCCGTCGTCGAACCGGCGGTGAATTCGTGA
- a CDS encoding tetratricopeptide repeat protein, which yields MTDEGDDPHRFSEGAGFDDPYDEFDLDPPELDVDPGKVDPVDSRVVADMLDDRQIASDDVDAETLLDVGLNYMQINRFEQATEAFERTAQYAEDDRLVQEAWTNKGVAHAELEEWDEAIGAYREAIHVADGIEIETSPEETGNTRSAGEHAATAESNLAFALWEYGETAQALEHAERAVERDPRFAEGWYNRAFLLSERGLVEDALRCIDNAIRLGMRNSLVLDEKARILEELGEDAEAERVAEEADELRAQAEQEFIEEHERAHLE from the coding sequence ATGACTGACGAGGGTGACGACCCCCACCGGTTCTCGGAAGGGGCCGGCTTCGACGACCCCTACGACGAGTTCGACCTGGATCCGCCCGAGCTGGACGTCGATCCGGGGAAAGTGGACCCGGTCGACTCGCGGGTAGTCGCCGACATGCTCGACGACCGCCAGATCGCGAGCGACGACGTCGACGCCGAGACGCTCCTCGACGTGGGCCTAAACTACATGCAGATCAACCGGTTCGAGCAGGCCACCGAGGCGTTCGAGCGCACCGCCCAGTACGCCGAAGACGACCGGCTCGTCCAGGAGGCCTGGACGAACAAAGGCGTCGCCCACGCGGAACTCGAAGAGTGGGACGAAGCGATCGGTGCGTATCGCGAGGCGATCCACGTCGCCGACGGGATCGAGATCGAGACCAGCCCGGAGGAGACGGGGAACACGCGCTCGGCCGGCGAGCACGCCGCGACGGCCGAGAGCAACCTCGCGTTCGCCCTCTGGGAGTACGGCGAGACCGCACAGGCGCTCGAGCACGCAGAGCGCGCCGTCGAGCGCGACCCGCGCTTCGCCGAAGGGTGGTACAACCGGGCGTTCTTGCTCTCAGAGCGCGGTCTCGTCGAGGACGCGCTTCGGTGTATCGACAACGCGATCCGGCTGGGCATGCGCAACTCGCTCGTCTTGGACGAGAAGGCGCGCATCCTGGAGGAACTGGGCGAAGACGCCGAGGCCGAGCGCGTCGCGGAGGAGGCGGACGAACTCAGAGCGCAAGCCGAACAGGAGTTCATCGAAGAACACGAGCGGGCGCACCTCGAATGA
- a CDS encoding ABC transporter permease subunit codes for MSPDTPESVARSGTDRPSRARFGMILAVARKDIEDVARSRMLLAMVALLVGFVTVLYAAFGLIADDGTAGETLAWLALPMQTILGIAALVVGYLAIVGERRSGSIKLLLGLAPSRRDVVLGTLLGRSAIVVAALTPAAVLAGALSLALFGSLPVRAWLVLTGATILFGFAFVGLAVGVSAAVATRGRAMAIVVGLFATFVALWELVVAGPYYLIHGETPPIEAEGWYLFVDGLNPIAAYAGIANRAVSGDAWPLQFGYGLREPEALTTPSTERYVGEAPFYLQEWFGVAVLLAWFVVPLALGYVRFQRTDL; via the coding sequence GTGAGTCCCGATACGCCGGAATCGGTGGCGCGGTCCGGGACGGATCGCCCGTCCAGGGCGCGATTCGGGATGATCCTGGCCGTCGCCCGCAAGGACATCGAGGACGTCGCGCGGTCGCGAATGCTCCTCGCCATGGTGGCGCTCCTCGTCGGATTCGTGACCGTCCTCTACGCGGCGTTCGGCCTGATCGCCGACGACGGAACCGCCGGCGAAACCCTCGCCTGGCTGGCCCTTCCGATGCAGACGATCCTCGGAATCGCCGCGCTCGTCGTCGGCTACCTGGCCATCGTCGGCGAGCGGCGCTCGGGGAGCATCAAACTACTTCTGGGACTGGCGCCGTCGCGACGCGACGTCGTCCTCGGGACGCTTTTGGGGCGCAGCGCGATCGTCGTCGCGGCCCTAACGCCGGCCGCCGTCCTCGCGGGCGCGCTGAGCCTCGCCCTCTTCGGGTCCCTTCCGGTCCGCGCCTGGCTCGTACTGACGGGCGCGACGATTCTCTTCGGATTCGCGTTCGTCGGCCTGGCCGTCGGCGTCTCGGCGGCCGTCGCGACTCGCGGTCGGGCGATGGCGATCGTCGTCGGCCTCTTCGCGACGTTCGTCGCGCTCTGGGAGCTCGTCGTCGCCGGACCGTACTACCTCATTCACGGCGAGACGCCGCCGATCGAGGCGGAGGGGTGGTACCTCTTCGTCGACGGACTCAACCCGATCGCCGCCTACGCCGGAATCGCCAATCGGGCAGTATCCGGCGACGCCTGGCCGCTCCAGTTCGGCTACGGTCTTCGCGAGCCGGAGGCGCTCACGACGCCGTCGACGGAGCGGTACGTCGGCGAGGCGCCGTTTTACCTCCAGGAGTGGTTCGGCGTCGCCGTCTTGCTCGCGTGGTTCGTCGTTCCGCTAGCGCTCGGCTACGTTCGGTTCCAGCGGACCGACCTATAG
- the npdG gene encoding NADPH-dependent F420 reductase, with amino-acid sequence MRIALLGGTGDIGEGLALRWARDTDHEILIGSRDPEKAREAVETYEDRLADHGATGDLKGFANEMAADRADVVVLSVPPYYAGDTVEAVADRLDAETILVTPAVGMKGDEDGMHYHPPGAGSVTALVAQRAPDEVPVVGAFHNLAAGKLAAIDVEIDLDTLIVGDDADAKRTVTQLAESIEGLRALDAGPIANAAEVESVTPLVINIAKYNDDLSDVGAKWI; translated from the coding sequence ATGCGAATCGCACTGCTCGGCGGCACGGGCGATATCGGAGAGGGGCTCGCGCTGCGGTGGGCCCGGGACACCGACCACGAGATTCTGATCGGCTCGCGCGATCCCGAGAAAGCGCGCGAGGCGGTCGAGACCTACGAGGACCGACTCGCCGACCACGGCGCGACGGGCGATCTGAAGGGCTTCGCCAACGAGATGGCCGCAGACCGCGCGGACGTCGTCGTCCTCTCGGTACCGCCGTACTACGCCGGCGACACCGTCGAGGCCGTCGCCGACCGGCTCGACGCCGAGACGATCCTCGTCACGCCGGCGGTCGGGATGAAAGGCGACGAGGACGGTATGCACTACCACCCGCCGGGCGCGGGCAGCGTCACGGCGCTCGTCGCCCAGCGCGCCCCCGACGAGGTTCCCGTCGTCGGCGCGTTCCACAACCTCGCCGCCGGCAAGCTCGCAGCCATCGACGTCGAAATCGACCTCGACACCCTGATCGTCGGCGACGACGCCGACGCGAAGCGGACGGTCACCCAGCTCGCCGAATCCATCGAGGGGCTTCGTGCGCTCGACGCCGGCCCGATCGCGAACGCGGCCGAAGTCGAGAGCGTCACGCCGCTCGTCATCAACATCGCGAAGTACAACGACGACCTCAGCGACGTCGGCGCGAAGTGGATCTAG